Below is a genomic region from Billgrantia tianxiuensis.
TCCTGAATGTAGCGGTTGGTCTCTCGGAATCGTACCTTTCAGGAAAAGGCGGATTCTATAAAACATAACGCTTCGAAGTTTCCTTGGTAACGATATGAGCCATCCACTACCCCCTCTAAATCCGCTAAGAGCGTTTGAGGTAGCTGCTCGCTTACGCAGCCTCACTCGTGCCGCCGATGAGCTGCATGTTTCCCAAGTGGCCGTCAGCCGGCAGGTAAAGGTATTGGAAGATTATCTTGGCGTAACTCTATTTACGCGCCTGCATCGAGGAATAGAACTCACCCAGGAAGGCGCGGAACTCTACGATGGGATAAAAAACGCCTTTCGGGACATTGAAAAAGCGTCACGCAAAGTATCGCGACGCAATCAGCGAGACACGCTTTCGATACAGTCCTACACCACGTTTTCCCAGAGATGGCTGATCCCAAGACTGGCCGATTTCCACAAGAAAAATCCGCTGCTTGAGGTAAAACTGTCTTCGTCCTTGAAGCCCGTCGACTTCAGCTCACAGAACGTGGATGCCGCCATCCGCTCGGGGCACGGAGACTGGCCGGGGCTGCACGCAGAAAAGCTGGTCGACATCGAGCTGATTCCGATCGTATCAGCCTCCCTGTGGGCGACAGAGAACCTGGCAAAAGGTGATATTTCACGAGTTCGCCTATTGCACTCGATGGCACGCCCGGATGACTGGAAGAAATGGATAGAAGCAAGCGGGAGCCAGGCTGACCCAGAGATGGGAATAAAGTTCGACAACTCTGCCCTAGCCTATGAAGCGGCTTCGATGGATATTGGCTGCGCCATCGCCATTAAAGTATTTATCGAGCGCCAGCTTCAGGATGGCGGCTTCGTGGCGCTATCGGACTTCGTCTGCAAAACGGGCGAAGCCTACTACTTGACCTGGCCAAAGGACGCCCGCCCCTCGGATGCTCTGCTGAAGTTTCTGGAATGGATGAGAGGACTGATAGAGCAGCCGCTATGACAGCCAACCTGGCCGTCATTCAGAAAACTGCCGAACAAGATTCCTGTCATGGCGACGCCGCAGCCAGTTAAACAGTGCCAGGTGCAAGAACAGCAGCACGCCGCAGATGAAATAGGCCACCGTAAAGCCACCAAGCTGTGTGGCAAACCCGAGAAGCAAAGGCGCGAGGAACTGCATCGCTCGGTTGGCCATGAGGCGCATCGCCAAGGCTTGCGCTCTCTGCTCTTCGACCACCTCCTCGGCAATCACCACCATCGAAAGCGGTTGCGACAGCCCCACCCCCACCCCAACCAGAATCGAAAAGCAACACAGCAGGTAGAAGTTGCCTGCGAAACCGGTCAGCAACAAGCCTGACGCCATGAATGTCATGGTCAAAGCCATGGTGGCATAACGTCCGCGAAGGAGACGGACGGTCATGCTTGTGAATGGCCTGATGGCCATCGAGGAAAGAGCGCGTAGGCTGACAATGAGACCGATCGTGGTGCCTGAGAGTGCCAGGCTTTCCAGGTACACGGGTAGATAGCTGGAGTGCGCTCCCAACGCCAGCATCGCCGCAAGCGAAACGATCATGGAAAGTTGAACGCCATGCGTGTTTTTTATCAGTACCAACTGCCTTGCCAGTCCCACCTTCCATCCTAATTTTGTCTTATCGCCACCATGGCCTTTTCTTTTATTTGAGATAAAAATCGCCACCAACGAGACTAAAGACAGCAGAAAAGCAGCATGAATTGCGCTCGACGTTCCCCCTCGATGATCGATTATCCATCCGGCCAGCAAAGGCCCGAGCATTTGACCGACAGACAGAAAAGTCGTGTACCAGCCAAAGTATCGCTCCAGCTTGGTACCTTTCCCGAAGTAGCTAACGGCAGTTTGCGCCGAGATGATCATCATCAGTTGCGCCAGACCGATCACCAGTTGCCCCACGATCAGCCCTTGAAAACCCGGCAGTGCAGTCAGCAGCCATGCGCCCAGCACCATGCCTGCTGCGCCCAGCTTCAGGGGACGTGCACTCCCCCAGCGAGCAACAACAGAACCAAACGATAGCGCCAGGAACAGCGGAAGAACGTAGGGCGCGCTGACCAGCAGCCCCAAGGCCAACGGCGTTGCGCCAAGCTCGATGGCCGATAGCGGTACCGCCACCAGCAGCATCGTTTGTACGAGGAAGGCGATGCTCAAGCTCAGGCAAATACACGCAAACTCCATCCGCATCGCATGCTGTCCCTTTGTGCCAGGCTCCTGATGCCGTGCTGGAGCCGAGTTGAAGCGGAAAACTCAAAGGGCGGGCACCCATCGCGCCCGCCCCAGCGTTATCGACAGTTTTTCAGTTCACCGCTATCTGACGATCGGGCGCTGTCGACGAAATCCTTTGATCTTGTTACGGAAAGCGCCCAGCGCCGGCAAGGCGAACGATAGCACCGCAACCGCCAGCAGCGTGGCACTCAGGGGATTCGTCACGAATGTCATCACATCGCCATTCGACATGGAAAGGGCACGGCGAAGGTTCGTTTCCAGCATATCGCCCAGTACCAGAGCCAGGATGACGGGAGCCAAGGGAATGTTGGCCTTGCGCAGTACATACCCGATGACACCGAATGCCAGCGCCACATAGACCGGGAACATCGAGCTTTCGGATGCGTAGGCGCCGATCAGGCTGATCGAGGCAACGATGGCGGCTATCGCCGGG
It encodes:
- a CDS encoding LysR substrate-binding domain-containing protein, which gives rise to MSHPLPPLNPLRAFEVAARLRSLTRAADELHVSQVAVSRQVKVLEDYLGVTLFTRLHRGIELTQEGAELYDGIKNAFRDIEKASRKVSRRNQRDTLSIQSYTTFSQRWLIPRLADFHKKNPLLEVKLSSSLKPVDFSSQNVDAAIRSGHGDWPGLHAEKLVDIELIPIVSASLWATENLAKGDISRVRLLHSMARPDDWKKWIEASGSQADPEMGIKFDNSALAYEAASMDIGCAIAIKVFIERQLQDGGFVALSDFVCKTGEAYYLTWPKDARPSDALLKFLEWMRGLIEQPL
- a CDS encoding MFS transporter; amino-acid sequence: MRMEFACICLSLSIAFLVQTMLLVAVPLSAIELGATPLALGLLVSAPYVLPLFLALSFGSVVARWGSARPLKLGAAGMVLGAWLLTALPGFQGLIVGQLVIGLAQLMMIISAQTAVSYFGKGTKLERYFGWYTTFLSVGQMLGPLLAGWIIDHRGGTSSAIHAAFLLSLVSLVAIFISNKRKGHGGDKTKLGWKVGLARQLVLIKNTHGVQLSMIVSLAAMLALGAHSSYLPVYLESLALSGTTIGLIVSLRALSSMAIRPFTSMTVRLLRGRYATMALTMTFMASGLLLTGFAGNFYLLCCFSILVGVGVGLSQPLSMVVIAEEVVEEQRAQALAMRLMANRAMQFLAPLLLGFATQLGGFTVAYFICGVLLFLHLALFNWLRRRHDRNLVRQFSE